Part of the Pseudomonas sp. ADAK13 genome is shown below.
GCGAGGGGTATGTACGAAAAATCCCTCAATGGTCATGAAAGTGTCGGCATTATGCCCCAAGGCAGTTGCACTTGTGGCTGAACGATAGCTGCTATTCGCGGTTTTTTTTACGGGCACTCTGCCGCCCGTCCCAGAGAATCGGGCAAAGGCCGGCTTAAACTGCTAAAGTGCCGCCCGTTATTACTTAAGAGGATTGTTCCAATGGCGACTAACCGTTCCCGGCGTCTGCGCAAAAAACTGTGCGTTGATGAATTTCAAGAGCTGGGTTTCGAACTGAACCTGGACTTCAAAGAAGGTTTGGACGATGAAGCGGTTGACGCTTTCCTCGAAGCATTCCTGACCGAAGCGATGGACGGCAACGGCCTGGACTACGTCGGCGGTGATGACTTCGGTCTGGTTTGCAAAGCCACCCGTGGTTCGGTCAACGAAGAGCAGCGTGCCGCTGTTGAAGCGTGGCTGAAGGCTCGTCCAGAGCTGACCCGCGTTGAAGTCAGCGCCCTGTTGGACGCTTGGCATCCAGAAAAGCCGATCAACCCGGCAGTCTGATGTCATGAAAAAGCGACCCGCCCGGGTCGCTTTTTCGTTTCCGGGTCGTAAAAAGTCAGGCCTTGCGCCAGTTCAGAATCACCAGCGTCAACACCCCCGCCACAATCCCCCAGAACGCCGAACCGATGGAAAACAACGTCAGCCCTGACGCTGTGACCATAAAGGTGATCAGCGCGGCTTCACGCTCCTTCGGCTCATTCATGGCGATGCTCAGGCCATTGATGATCGAGCCAAACAGCGCCAGTGCCGCAATCGACAGCACCAGTTCCTTGGGCAGGGCGGCGAACAGCGCGGCCAGCGTTGCGCCAAACACCCCGGCAACCCCGTAGAAAATCCCGCACCAGACCGCAGCGGTATAGCGCTTGTTACGGTCTTCATGGGCGTGGGGCCCGGTGCAGATCGCCGCGCTGATGGCCGCGAGGTTGATGCCATGGGAGCCAAACGGCGCAAGCACCAGCGAGGCCAGGCCGGTGGTGGTGATCAGGGGCGAGGCGGGCACGTTATAGCCATCGGCCCGCAGCACCGCGACCCCCGGCATGTTTTGCGAGGTCATGGCCACCACGAACAGCGGGATGCCGATGCTGATGGTCGCCGCCAGAGAGAAGTGTGGCGTGGTCCACACCGGCGTCGCCACTTCCAGGTGGAAACCGCTGAAGTCCAGCAACCCCATCAGCCCGGACAACGCCGTGCCGATCAGCAGCGCGGCGAGCACGGCATAACGCGGCGACAGACGCTTGATGACCAGGTAAGTGAAGAACATCCCCAGTACCAGCCCGGTACGGTGCTGCGCGGCGACGAAAATCTCGCTGCCGATCTTGAACAGAATCCCCGCCAGCAAGGCCGCCGCCAGGGAAGCCGGGATGCGCTTGACGAGCTTTTCGAAGCTGCCGGTGAGCCCGCAGATCGTCACCAGCACCGCGCAGGTGATGTAGGCGCCGATGGCTTCGCCGTAACTCACGCCGCCCAGGCTGGTGATCAACAGCGCCGCGCCCGGGGTCGACCAGGCAATGGTGATCGGCGTGCGGTAGCGCAAGGACAGGCCGATGCTGCACACCGCCATGCCGATGGAGATCGCCCAGATCCACGAGGAAATCTGCGCCGTGGTCAGGCCGGCGGCTTGTCCGGCTTGAAACATCAGCACCAGGGAGCTGGTGTAGCCGGTCATCATGGCAATGAAACCGGCGACGATGGCCGAAGGCGAAGTGTCGGCCAGTGGGCGTAATCGCGCTTGGGGGACGTCTGACATGGGGCGGTGTTCCTTATGCCTGGGGCTTTTTGTAGGAGCGAATGCAGAATCAAGCCTAAACTCAAACGTAACGATTCATTGCAATACAGCCGGCGCCGCAAACAGCCGTACAGTGTGTTGGCGCAATGGGTTGTGTACAATGTGCGCTGATTTTACGCGATACTTGCCAGCGACCCTCTGTGCCGTATTACAGTCAACGTCAATTCGCCGCCGTTCTCCCGACCCGAGTGCCCATGAACGAACAGTTGCAGCCCCTCAAGAAACAACCGCGAGCCGGTAAGGCCGGTCGCAGTGGAACCCAGGACGATATCGTCTACGCGCATATCTTCGAGGCGATCCTCGAACAACGCCTGGCGCCCGGTACCAAATTGAGTGAAGAAGCGCTGGGCGAAATCTTTGGCGTGAGCCGCACCATCATTCGCCGCGCGCTGTCGCGCCTGGCCCATGAAGGCGTGGTACTGCTGCGGCCCAATCGCGGCGCGGTAGTGGCCAGCCCGAGTGTCGAGGAAGCCCGCCAGGTGTTCCTCGCCCGGCGCCTGGTGGAGCGTGCGATCACTGAGTTGGCGGTGCAGCATGCCACGGCCGAGCAACTGGCCGAGTTGCGGCAGATGGTCAACGACGAGCGCGACAGCTTTTCCCGTGGCGATCGCGGCGCGGGTATCCGGCTTTCCGGCGAGTTCCACCTGAAACTGGCCGAAGCGGCGAAGAACGCGCCGCTGATCAGCTTCCAGCGCAGCCTGGTGTCCCAGACTTCGTTGATCATCGCCCAGTACGAAAGCGGCAACCGCTCGCACTGTTCCTACGATGAGCACACCCAGTTGATCGACGCGATCGAAGCGCGGGATGCGGATCTGGCCGTGAACCTGATGATGCACCACATGGATCACATCGACAGCAAACTCAACCTCGACGAGGAAAGTGCGTCGGATGACCTGCATGCGGTGTTCTCGCATTTGTTGCAGACCAAGAAGCCGGGGCGCTCGTCTGTAAAGTTGTAAACCCGATCAAAAATGTGGGAGCTGGCTTGACTGCGATAGCATCACCTCGGTATCACTGATACACCGAGGTGTCTGCATCGCAGGCAAGCCAGCTCCCACATTTGTTTTGGGGTGTTTGCTGAATCAGCGTTGGTGCACCAATTGCCCCGCCGCATACGTCTGCAACACCGCCCGGTCATCCCCCAGCGTCATCAACACAAACAGCGTCTCGGCGATGTTATTGGCCTGCTTCAGGCGATAGCTGAGCAGTGGCGTGGCGTTGTAATCCAGCACCAAAAAGTCTGCGTCAGTGCCCGGTTGCAACGTGCCGATCTTGTCTTCCAGCCGCAGCGCCCGCGCACCGCCCAAGGTGGCCAGGTACAGCGACTTGAACGGGCTCAACCGCGCGCCTTGCAACTGCATCACCTTGTAAGCTTCGTTCAGGGTTTGCAGCAGCGAGAAGCTGGTGCCGCCACCGACATCCGTACCCAGGCCGACATTCAGCTTGTGCTTCTCGGCCATCGGCAGGTTGAACAACCCGCTGCCCAGGAAGAAGTTCGACGTCGGGCAGAACGCGACTGCCGAACCCGCTTCCGCCAGCCGTGCGCATTCGTCGTCACACAGGTGCACGCCGTGGGCGAACACCGAGCGCTCGCCCAGCAGTTTGTAATGGTCGTACACGTCCAGGTAGCCGCTGCGCTCCGGGAACAGTTCCTTCACCCATTCCACTTCCTGCAGGTTTTCACTGATGTGGGTCTGCATATACAGGTCCGGGTATTCCCCCAGCAACTGCCCGGCAAGGGTCAGTTGTTCGGGCGTACTGGTCGGTGCGAAACGTGGCGTCACCGCGTAGTGCAAACGGCCCTTGCCATGCCAGCGCTCGATCAGTGCCTTGCTTTCTGCGTAGCCGGATTCCGCGGTGTCGGTCAGATAGTCCGGCGCGTTGCGGTCCATCATCACTTTGCCGGCGATCATCCGCAGGTCGAGCTTCTCGGCGGCTTCAAAAAACGAGTTCACGGACTGCGGGTGCACGCTGCCGAATACCAGCGCGGTGGTGGTGCCGTTGCGCAGCAGTTCCTTGATGAAAATCCCCGCGACTTCTTCGGCGTGGGCCTTGTCGGCGAACTGGCTTTCACACGGGAAGGTGTAGGTGTTGAGCCAGTCCAGCAACTGCTCGCCATAGGCGCCGACCATGCCGGTTTGCGGCAGGTGAATGTGGGTGTCGATCAGGCCGGGGGTGATCAGCGCGTCCTGATAATGGGTGACCTCGATGTCGGCGGGCAGGCTGGGGAGTAATTCGCTGGCGTGGCCGAGGGCGCTGATCTGGCCGTTGTCGATCACCAGCAGGCCGTCTTCGAAATACTCGTAGGAGGCTTCGATTCCTACCTCGGCAGGGTCGGCGATGCTGTGCAAGATGGCGGCACGGTAGGCTTTTCGTGTCAAAGGCATGGTCGTCTCAGTTAGTCGCTTGGCTGCGGCGCGAAACCGGCAGCAGTTTGGCAATGGGTTCGGCGCTTGCAGTGTGCTGGCCGAAGTTGGCGTTATAGGTGGCGATGATTTCGCCGGCGATGGAGATGGCGATTTCCACAGGCAATTTGCCTTTGACCTCAGTCAGCCCCATCGGGCAATGCATGCGTTGCAGTTGCGCGGTGTCGAAACCGCGATCCCGCAGGCGATGTTCGAACTTGACGCGCTTGGTCTTCGAACCGATCAGGCCGAAGTAGGTGAAGTCATTGCGCTTGAGCAGGGCGGCGGTCAGTTCCAGGTCCAGGGCGTGGTTGTGGGTCATGACGATGCAGTAACTGCCCACAGGCAAGTTGTCGATTTCATCCACCGGCTCTTCGCTGACGATTTTACGCACGCCCTGAGGGATGTGTTCCGGGAATTCCTGTTCCCTGGAATCGATCCAGCGCACCCGGCACGGCAGGCTGGCCAGCAACGGCACCAGCGCGCGGCCCACGTGGCCGGCGCCGAACACCGCGATCTGCGCCTGCACCTGGCCCATCGGTTCGAACAACAAAACCGTCACGCCGCCGCAGCACTGGCCCAGGCTGGCGCCGAGGCTGAAGCGCTCCAGGTGGGTGTTCTGCTGGCCGCGCACGAGCATGTCCCGGGCGATCTGCATGGCCTTGTATTCCAGGTGCCCGCCACCGATGGTGTCGAACGTGTGGGCGGCACTGATGACCATCTTTGAGCCGGCATTGCGTGGCGTGGAGCCGAGCTCTTCGATGATGGTCACCAGCACGCAGGGTTCACCCTGGTTCTGCAGGTCGGCGAGGGCGCTGATCCAGTTGTTCATGTTTACCTCAGCATCTCTGTTGTCAGTTCGACCGCTATCGCAGGCAAGCCAGCTCCCACATTTGATCGGGTTCACACATCAAAATGTGGGAGCCGGGCTTGCCCGCGAAGGCAGCGCCTCGGTCTAGAGCGAAGCCAGCTCGGTTTCGGTTTCCACAGCTTTTGCGGCGGTCAGTTGGCGCATCTGCTCACAGCCCCACAACACCCGCTCCGGGGTCGCCGGTGCATCAATCTTCGGCTGATGGCGATAGTCACCCAGGCTCGCCACGGCATCCTTGATCGCACACCACGAGGCGATGCCGAGCATGAACGGCGGCTCACCCACGGCCTTGGAGTGGAACACCGTGTCTTCCGGGTTCTTGCGGTTTTCCACCAGCTTCACCCGCAGGTCCAGCGGCATGTCGGCCACGGCCGGGATCTTGTAGCTGGCCGGGCCGTTGGTCATCAGCTTGCCCTTGTTATTCCAGACCAGCTCTTCCATGGTCAGCCAGCCCATGCCCTGGATGAAGCCGCCTTCGACCTGGCCGATGTCGATGGCCGGGTTCAGCGAGGCACCCACATCGTGCAGGATGTCGGTGCGCAGCATTTTGTATTCGCCGGTCAGCGTGTCGACGATCACCTCACAACAGGCCGCGCCGAAGGCGAAGTAGTAGAACGGCCGACCGCGTGCCTGGCTACGGTCGTAGAAGATTTTCGGAGTCTTGTAGAAACCGGTGCTCGACAGCGACACCTGGGCGAAATACGCCTGCTGGATCAGCGCCTCAAACGTCAGGATATGATCGCGAACCCGCACATGCCCGTTGTGGAATTCAACGTCGGCCTCGCTGACTTCATACTTGCGCGCGGCAAATTCCACCAGGCGTTGCTTGATGGTTTCGGCAGCATTCTGCGCGGCCTTGCCGTTCAAGTCGGCACCGCTGGAAGCGGCCGTCGGCGAGGTGTTGGGCACCTTGTCGGTGTTGGTGGCGGTGATCTGCACGCGGTCGATTTCCACCTGGAATATCTCGGCCACCACTTGCGCGACCTTGATGTTCAAGCCCTGGCCCATCTCGGTGCCGCCGTGGTTCAGGTGGATGCTGCCGTCGGTGTAGATGTGGATCAGCGCACCGGCCTGGTTGAGGAAGCTGGCGGTGAACGAAATCCCGAATTTCACCGGGGTCAGCGCCAGGCCTTTTTTCAGGATCGGGCTGTTGGCGTTGTAGCGACGGATCGCTTCGCGGCGCTCGGCATACTGGCTGCTGTGTTCGAGTTCGGCGGTCATCTCTTCGAGCATGTTGTGCTCGACGGTCTGGTAGTAGTGGGTGACGTTGCGCTCGGTCTTGCCGTAGTAGTTGGCCTTGCGCACGGCCAGCGGATCGAGCGCAAGGTGGCGCGCAATGGCGTCCATCACTTCCTCGATGGCGACCATGCCCTGGGGCCCGCCGAAGCCACGGTAAGCCGTATTGGACGCGGTGTTGGTCTTGCAACGGTGACCGTTGACCGTGGCATCGCCCAGGTAATACGAGTTGTCGGAGTGGAACATGGCACGGTCGACAATCGAGTTCGACAGGTCCGGCGAGCAGCCACAGTTGCCCGCCAGGTCCAGATTGATACCGTGCAGGCGGCCGGTGTCGTCGAAGCCCACGTCGTACTCGATGTAGAACGGGTGGCGCTTGCCGGTCATCAGCATGTCTTCGACCCGTGGCAAGCGCATTTTGGTTGGCTGGCCGGTGAGGCGTGCGACCACCGCGCACAGGCACGCCGGGCTGGCCGCCTGGGTTTCCTTGCCGCCAAAACCACCGCCCATGCGGCGCATGTCGACGACGATTTTGTTCATGGACACGTCGAGGACTTCGGCCACCAGTTTCTGCACTTCGGTAGGGTTTTGCGTGGAGCAGTAGACGATCATGCCGCCGTCCTCGGTCGGCATCACCGAAGAGATTTGGGTTTCCAGGTAGAAGTGTTCCTGGCCACCGATGTGCAGGGTGCCCTGGATACGATTTTTTGCGGTCGCCAGCGCGCCGGCGGAATCACCGCGTTGGTGCGTATGGCTGTCCAGCACGAAATGCTTTTTGCGAAACGCCTCGACCACGTCCAGCACCGGCTCCAGGTCTTCGTATTCGATCACGGCGGCCATGGCGGCTTTGCGCGCGGTTTCCAGGTCGCGGGCGGCAACCGCCAGCACCACCTGGCCGACAAACTGCACAGTGTCGATGGCCAGCAGCGGGTCACCGGGCATCAGCGGGCCGATGTCTTTCAGGCCCGGTACGTCTTCGTGGGTGATGACGATGCGCACGCCGTCGAAGGCGTAGCAGGGCGCGGTGTCGATGCTGATGATCTTCGCGTGGGCGCGGTCCGACATGCGTGCATACAGGTGCAACTGGTTGGGGAATTCCAGGCGATCATCGATGTACTGCGCCTCGCCCGAGACGTGCTTGGCGGCGCTGTCGTGCTTGACGCTGCGACCGACTCCGCTGGTCAGGTCCTTGGCAAACAGTTCGGCGAGTTCGGCCTGGGATTTTTCCACGGCGTGATGGTTAGACATAAGCGGTCACCCGAGTCTGGATGTGCGGCGTTTGCAGTTCGATGAAGTATTTGCGCAGCAGGTTCTGTGCGCTGAGCAGGCGGTATTCCTTGCTCGCACGGAAGTCCGACAGCGGGGTGAAATCTTCGGCCAGCGCAGCGCAGGCTTTTTCCACGGTGGCGGAATTCCAGGTGGCACCTTTCAGCACCGCTTCGCAATTCTTCGCACGTTTCGGGGTGGCGGCCATGCCACCGAACGCAACCCGGGCGTCGCGGATAACGCCGTTATCGATCTTCAGGTTAAAGGCGGCGCAGACTGCGGAAATGTCATCGTCCAGGCGCTTGGACACCTTGTAGGCACGGAACAGCGGCACGCCTTTGGGCACGATGATTTTTTCGATGAATTCGCTGTCCTGACGCGCGGTGACACGGTAGTCGATGAAGTAGTCTTCCAGGGCCAGGGTGCGGCGGGTGTTGCCCTTGCACAGCACGATCTGCGCACCGAGGGCGATCAGCAGCGGCGGCGAGTCACCGATGGGCGAGGCGTTGCCGATATTGCCGCCCAGGGTGCCCTGGTTGCGGATCTGCAGCGAGGCGAAGCGGTGGAGCAGTTCGCCGAAGTCCGGGTATTCGTTATTGAGGGCCGTGTAGCAATCGGACAGCGACGTGGCCGCGCCGATCTCCAGGCGGTCGTCAAAGCTTTCGATGCGCTTCATTTCTTCGATATTGCCGACGTAGATCATCACCGGCAGCGTGCGGTGGAACTGGGTGACTTCCAGCGCCAGGTCAGTGCCGCCCGCCAACAGCCGGGCTTGTGGGTACGCGTCGTAAAGGTCGGCCAGGTCGGCGACGGTCAACGGCACCAGGCAACGTTTGTCGCCGCTGTTCAGTTCACCGGTTTGCGTCGGGGCGATGGCTTTCAGGCGGGCGATCGTCTCGGCCTGGCGGCTGTCGAACTGGTCTTGGGGTTTGTTGCAGCAGGCCTGTTCGGCAGCCGCGAGAATCGGGCGATAGCCGGTGCAGCGGCAGAGGTTGCCGGCCAGGGCTTCGTGGGCTTTCTGGCTGTCGGGTGCATCACTGTTCTTCTGCAGGGCGAACAGTGACATCACAAAGCCCGGGGTGCAGAAGCCGCATTGCGAACCGTGGCACTCCACCATGGCTTGTTGCACGCTGTGGAGTTGGCCCTGGTGCTTGAGGTCTTCGACGCTGATCAGTTGTTT
Proteins encoded:
- a CDS encoding YggL family protein; protein product: MATNRSRRLRKKLCVDEFQELGFELNLDFKEGLDDEAVDAFLEAFLTEAMDGNGLDYVGGDDFGLVCKATRGSVNEEQRAAVEAWLKARPELTRVEVSALLDAWHPEKPINPAV
- a CDS encoding benzoate/H(+) symporter BenE family transporter, whose translation is MSDVPQARLRPLADTSPSAIVAGFIAMMTGYTSSLVLMFQAGQAAGLTTAQISSWIWAISIGMAVCSIGLSLRYRTPITIAWSTPGAALLITSLGGVSYGEAIGAYITCAVLVTICGLTGSFEKLVKRIPASLAAALLAGILFKIGSEIFVAAQHRTGLVLGMFFTYLVIKRLSPRYAVLAALLIGTALSGLMGLLDFSGFHLEVATPVWTTPHFSLAATISIGIPLFVVAMTSQNMPGVAVLRADGYNVPASPLITTTGLASLVLAPFGSHGINLAAISAAICTGPHAHEDRNKRYTAAVWCGIFYGVAGVFGATLAALFAALPKELVLSIAALALFGSIINGLSIAMNEPKEREAALITFMVTASGLTLFSIGSAFWGIVAGVLTLVILNWRKA
- a CDS encoding GntR family transcriptional regulator, with the protein product MNEQLQPLKKQPRAGKAGRSGTQDDIVYAHIFEAILEQRLAPGTKLSEEALGEIFGVSRTIIRRALSRLAHEGVVLLRPNRGAVVASPSVEEARQVFLARRLVERAITELAVQHATAEQLAELRQMVNDERDSFSRGDRGAGIRLSGEFHLKLAEAAKNAPLISFQRSLVSQTSLIIAQYESGNRSHCSYDEHTQLIDAIEARDADLAVNLMMHHMDHIDSKLNLDEESASDDLHAVFSHLLQTKKPGRSSVKL
- the guaD gene encoding guanine deaminase, whose amino-acid sequence is MPLTRKAYRAAILHSIADPAEVGIEASYEYFEDGLLVIDNGQISALGHASELLPSLPADIEVTHYQDALITPGLIDTHIHLPQTGMVGAYGEQLLDWLNTYTFPCESQFADKAHAEEVAGIFIKELLRNGTTTALVFGSVHPQSVNSFFEAAEKLDLRMIAGKVMMDRNAPDYLTDTAESGYAESKALIERWHGKGRLHYAVTPRFAPTSTPEQLTLAGQLLGEYPDLYMQTHISENLQEVEWVKELFPERSGYLDVYDHYKLLGERSVFAHGVHLCDDECARLAEAGSAVAFCPTSNFFLGSGLFNLPMAEKHKLNVGLGTDVGGGTSFSLLQTLNEAYKVMQLQGARLSPFKSLYLATLGGARALRLEDKIGTLQPGTDADFLVLDYNATPLLSYRLKQANNIAETLFVLMTLGDDRAVLQTYAAGQLVHQR
- the xdhC gene encoding xanthine dehydrogenase accessory protein XdhC, with translation MNNWISALADLQNQGEPCVLVTIIEELGSTPRNAGSKMVISAAHTFDTIGGGHLEYKAMQIARDMLVRGQQNTHLERFSLGASLGQCCGGVTVLLFEPMGQVQAQIAVFGAGHVGRALVPLLASLPCRVRWIDSREQEFPEHIPQGVRKIVSEEPVDEIDNLPVGSYCIVMTHNHALDLELTAALLKRNDFTYFGLIGSKTKRVKFEHRLRDRGFDTAQLQRMHCPMGLTEVKGKLPVEIAISIAGEIIATYNANFGQHTASAEPIAKLLPVSRRSQATN
- the xdhB gene encoding xanthine dehydrogenase molybdopterin binding subunit translates to MSNHHAVEKSQAELAELFAKDLTSGVGRSVKHDSAAKHVSGEAQYIDDRLEFPNQLHLYARMSDRAHAKIISIDTAPCYAFDGVRIVITHEDVPGLKDIGPLMPGDPLLAIDTVQFVGQVVLAVAARDLETARKAAMAAVIEYEDLEPVLDVVEAFRKKHFVLDSHTHQRGDSAGALATAKNRIQGTLHIGGQEHFYLETQISSVMPTEDGGMIVYCSTQNPTEVQKLVAEVLDVSMNKIVVDMRRMGGGFGGKETQAASPACLCAVVARLTGQPTKMRLPRVEDMLMTGKRHPFYIEYDVGFDDTGRLHGINLDLAGNCGCSPDLSNSIVDRAMFHSDNSYYLGDATVNGHRCKTNTASNTAYRGFGGPQGMVAIEEVMDAIARHLALDPLAVRKANYYGKTERNVTHYYQTVEHNMLEEMTAELEHSSQYAERREAIRRYNANSPILKKGLALTPVKFGISFTASFLNQAGALIHIYTDGSIHLNHGGTEMGQGLNIKVAQVVAEIFQVEIDRVQITATNTDKVPNTSPTAASSGADLNGKAAQNAAETIKQRLVEFAARKYEVSEADVEFHNGHVRVRDHILTFEALIQQAYFAQVSLSSTGFYKTPKIFYDRSQARGRPFYYFAFGAACCEVIVDTLTGEYKMLRTDILHDVGASLNPAIDIGQVEGGFIQGMGWLTMEELVWNNKGKLMTNGPASYKIPAVADMPLDLRVKLVENRKNPEDTVFHSKAVGEPPFMLGIASWCAIKDAVASLGDYRHQPKIDAPATPERVLWGCEQMRQLTAAKAVETETELASL
- the xdhA gene encoding xanthine dehydrogenase small subunit; amino-acid sequence: MIQFLLNQELRSEHALDPNLTVLNYLREHLGKSGTKEGCASGDCGACTVVVGELHTDDQGAEQIRYRSLNSCLTFVSSLHGKQLISVEDLKHQGQLHSVQQAMVECHGSQCGFCTPGFVMSLFALQKNSDAPDSQKAHEALAGNLCRCTGYRPILAAAEQACCNKPQDQFDSRQAETIARLKAIAPTQTGELNSGDKRCLVPLTVADLADLYDAYPQARLLAGGTDLALEVTQFHRTLPVMIYVGNIEEMKRIESFDDRLEIGAATSLSDCYTALNNEYPDFGELLHRFASLQIRNQGTLGGNIGNASPIGDSPPLLIALGAQIVLCKGNTRRTLALEDYFIDYRVTARQDSEFIEKIIVPKGVPLFRAYKVSKRLDDDISAVCAAFNLKIDNGVIRDARVAFGGMAATPKRAKNCEAVLKGATWNSATVEKACAALAEDFTPLSDFRASKEYRLLSAQNLLRKYFIELQTPHIQTRVTAYV